The following are from one region of the Salvia hispanica cultivar TCC Black 2014 chromosome 1, UniMelb_Shisp_WGS_1.0, whole genome shotgun sequence genome:
- the LOC125212132 gene encoding kinesin-like protein KIN-10A codes for MAPTPSTKSNLSTPSMKSNAAHHQTKTPASKQRLNFTAAEHPVEVIGRIRDHPDLKSKLNALQITGDAKSVRVKTEIGYRDFTLDGVSMSEEDDLEGFYKKFVESRINGVKTGQKCTIMMYGPTGSGKSYTMFGCLGQPGIVYNSLKGILGEEDGKIGLPIFVQVTVLEIYNEEIYDLLCSNTNGGGFNLGWSKASSASKVKLEVMGKKAKNATYISGNEAGKILKEIQKVEKRRIVKSTLCNERSSRSHCMIIVDVPTVGGRLMLVDMAGSENIEQAGQTGLEAKMQTAKINQGNIALKRVVESIANGDSHVPFRDSKLTMLLQDSFEDDKSKILMILCASPEPKELHKTIATLEYGAKAKCIVRGPHTPVKGAEDSSSAVIMGSRLAALDQFICKLQIENKTREKERNQAQKALARREEEVSLLKRKLALAEQRGIEASEEEINSKVNERTQWMKSELERKIQECEKMANELVEMERRKMEEKILQQQQEVEMLQQRLKEIEHELCLSRGGMSLDVEGGSFMKKLLQACSEDSDMVKSMDLDKSLDLETKVIYNGNVNGIASAVSGYSYPNEGMYSFPNKSCLTTVYEEEECDNEDEDKSSHCNDEVQKEVIEEKQMIVTPDVAIRDQGKSRFGDASELEGLGLYDDSENTEEAAASRQLRIQNIFTLCGNYRELSQPGNTPTAARANSENTDPSKTVINEISHLKKSISKDLLGVGEEYLGKLRGSGELAAEKLEEDHIEVYVKWEASKENPGKFITTMKILKDSTLADLRKLIEKQLGGDQQQAFTFLALGDPSGAPVAKDKEATTQTSKLPLCKNQLRGHLACLRPVKAVQWPARQPFSPLKNKQTPISHLTKKVGECFSPDLLAPHLSSTPFITVRKAPRF; via the exons ATGGCTCCGACGccttcaacaaaatcaaatctttcgACACCGTCAATGAAATCAAACGCAGCCCACCACCAAACCAAAACTCCTGCATCAAAGCAGCGCCTCAATTTCACGGCGGCGGAGCACCCGGTGGAGGTGATAGGCCGAATTCGCGACCACCCGGACCTCAAGAGCAAGCTCAATGCTCTTCAAATCACCGGAGACGCCAAATCCGTGAGGGTAAAGACCGAAATTGGGTATCGGGACTTCACCCTCGACGGCGTCTCGATGTCAGAGGAGGACGATCTCGAGGGCTTTTACAAGAAATTTGTGGAATCGAGGATCAACGGCGTGAAGACGGGCCAGAAATGCACGATCATGATGTACGGTCCGACCGGTTCGGGCAAGAGTTACACGATGTTCGGGTGCTTGGGGCAGCCCGGGATCGTGTACAATTCGTTGAAGGGGATATTGGGGGAGGAAGATGGTAAAATAGGGTTGCCAATTTTTGTGCAGGTCACTGTCTTAGAGATTTATAATGAAGAAATTTATGACCTTTTGTGTTCAAACACTAATGGTGGAGGCTTTAATTTGGGATGGTCAAAGGCTAGCTCTGCTTCTAAG GTGAAGCTGGAAGTGATGGGGAAGAAGGCGAAGAACGCGACTTATATTTCGGGGAACGAGGCTGGGAAGATACTGAAAGAGATTCAGAAAGTGGAGAAGAGAAGAATAGTGAAGAGCACTCTTTGCAATGAGAGAAGCTCTAGAAGCCATTGCATG ATAATTGTTGATGTTCCGACTGTTGGGGGACGCCTCATGCTTGTGGATATGGCGGGCTCTGAGAATATCGAACAAGCTGGGCAGACCGGATTGGAAGCGAAGATGCAG ACAGCAAAGATCAACCAAGGGAACATAGCACTGAAAAGAGTGGTTGAATCGATTGCAAATGGTGACTCTCATGTTCCGTTTCGTGATAGCAAGTTAACAATGCTTCTGCAG GATTCGTTTGAGGATGATAAGTCGAAGATTTTGATGATACTTTGTGCCAGCCCTGAACCAAAGGAGTTGCATAAAACTATTGCGACCTTAGAATATGGGGCAAAGGCAAAGTGCATAGTTCGAGGTCCTCATACACCGGTTAAAGGCGCTGAAGATTCTTCGTCTGCTGTTATCATGGGGTCGAGACTAGCAGCTCTGGACCAGTTCATCTGCAAGTTACAGATTGAGAACAAAACTCGGGAAAAAGAGCGAAATCAGGCCCAAAAAGCGCTAGCaaggagagaagaagaagtttCTTTGCTGAAGAGAAAGCTTGCTCTTGCAGAACAAAGAGGAATTGAGGCAAGTGAAGAGGAGATCAATTCAAAAGTAAATGAACGTACGCAGTGGATGAAGAGCGAGTTGGAGAGGAAGATACAAGAATGTGAGAAGATGGCCAATGAACTCGTTGAAATGGAGAGGCGAAAGATGGAAGAAAAGATTCTCCAACAGCAGCAGGAGGTTGAGATGCTGCAACAGCGTCTTAAGGAGATTGAACACGAACTTTGTCTCTCAAGGGGTGGGATGTCTCTGGATGTGGAAGGTGGAAGCTTCATGAAGAAACTGTTGCAGGCCTGCAGTGAAGATTCGGACATGGTTAAGTCCATGGATTTGGACAAGTCACTCGACTTGGAAACGAAAGTGATTTACAACGGAAATGTAAATGGCATTGCTAGTGCTGTTTCGGGCTACTCGTACCCCAATGAAGGAATGTACAGTTTCCCAAACAAAAGCTGCTTGACCACTGTGTACGAGGAGGAAGAATGTGATAATGAGGATGAAGATAAGAGCAGTCACTGTAATGATGAAGTGCAGAAGGAGGTGATCGAAGAGAAACAGATGATAGTGACACCAGATGTTGCTATCCGGGACCAAGGAAAGTCACGTTTTGGAGATGCATCAGAGCTTGAGGGACTTGGATTATATGATGACTCTGAAAACACCGAAGAAGCAGCCGCCTCTCGCCAGCTTAggattcaaaatattttcactCTGTGTGGAAATTATAGAGAACTTTCACAGCCTGGTAACACTCCTACGGCAGCTAGAGCGAATTCAGAGAACACTGATCCATCAAAGACCGTGATCAATGAAATCTCCCATCTCAAGAAGAGTATCTCGAAAGATCTTCTTGGCGTGGGAGAAGAGTATCTTGGGAAATTAAGGGGATCCGGTGAGCTAGCTGCAGAGAAATTGGAGGAGGATCACATTGAAGTATACGTGAAGTGGGAGGCGTCAAAGGAGAATCCCGGGAAGTTCATCACTACAATGAAGATTTTGAAAGACTCCACCCTTGCTGACTTGAGGAAGTTGATAGAAAAGCAACTTGGTGGAGACCAACAACAGGCTTTTACATTTCTTGCTCTTGGG GATCCTTCTGGTGCTCCCGTGGCAAAGGATAAAGAGGCTACTACACAGACGAGCAAGCTCCCTCTTTGTAAAAACCAGCTACGCGGTCATCTGGCTTGTTTACGTCCAGTGAAGGCAGTTCAGTGGCCTGCGCGCCAGCCCTTCAGCCCGCTGAAAAACAAGCAAACTCCTATATCACATCTGACAAAGAAGGTTGGTGAATGTTTTTCACCAGATCTACTAGCTCCACATTTGAGCTCCACGCCATTCATTACTGTAAGAAAAGCCCCTAGGTTCTAG